The proteins below are encoded in one region of Populus alba chromosome 2, ASM523922v2, whole genome shotgun sequence:
- the LOC118057707 gene encoding uncharacterized protein isoform X3, producing MGEHEGWAQPPSELSPNGLLPNEAPSVIRVLDSERWSKAEERTAELIACIQPNQPSEELRNAVADYVQRLIAKCFPCQVFTFGSVPLKTYLPDGDIDLTAFSKNPNLKDTWAHQVRDMLENEERNENAEFRVKEVQYIQAEVKIIKCLVENIVVDISFNQLGGLCTLCFLEEVDNLINQNHLFKRSIILIKAWCYYESRILGAHHGLISTYALETLVLYIFHVFNNSFAGPLEVLYRFLKFFSKFDWDNLCVSLWGPVPISSLPDVTAERPRKDGGELLLSKLFLEACSAVYAVLPAGQDNQGQPFLSKHFNVIDPLRVNNNLGRSVSKGNFFRIRSAFAFGAKRLSRLIDCPKEDLCFEVNQFFLNTWERHGSGHRPDAPRNDLWLLRLSNHDHLHGPESLRNNSSSKPSGHEAQVDVAHGSCTVPSQNDNYSIDSTSKGSEVSTLSRTQSQKTNANTNSTRSTSDQSRRESTSNQSMHADRSQRNEKPDNLVTDFQGRYPFARTRSSPELSETYGEISSQGRRNKVQESGKGQSSSARLNHGRRKNLGSDNLKNHGISSSSDDPSSVRHTISSQNCNPAADSNSYHKDPCLDVASEEFVSVLGSQGMHQEEQDLVNVMASSTGLDFNGQVHVPLNMAPGHISLPIPPSVLASMGYGQRNMGGMVPANIPFLETPWGLNMQFPQGLIPSPLAHYLPGIELTSNQEDSIQPGNENIGPMKMNVREPDHDFWHEQERGSISGFDIENGSFEMHQLDDPQPSSSSYKFVSSSRRGGSGNSLRAHQKLTRETRGPAREESIGALIYQENRGTEEYFDDRSACSRSFTTVNISPLRSKTSSESSWEGSSAKMSKPVKEKRDDDNKEWNEPSTMGPEPERSIGSQTESSAALHVSRHQVPGYERAQPSESDSLVPIAPVLLGHGSRQRSADNSGSGTVHYTFYPAGLPVPFVTMLPLYNFPTETGTSGASTSQFDGEEGLDNSDSGQNFDSSEGIDLSEVLSTSSSMRMAASVEPLEHKPDILNSDFHSHWQNLQFGRLCQNTQNPAPMIYPSPVMVPPVYLQGRFPWDGSGRPVSTNMNNFTQLSIVPVAPLQSASNRPAGAYQHYVDEMPRYRGGTGTYLPNPKVAVRDRHATNMRKGNHNYNRSDHHGDREVSWNNNSRARAAGRGNNRSHAEKSNTRPDWLAGESQAERTWGSHRHDMFPSCQSQNGPIRSNTTQSGSSNVAYGMYPLPSLNPGVSSNGPTIPSAVMLYPYDHNTGYGSAEHLELGFVGPVGFSGANETLHLNEVSRSSGGFEDQRFHSSSAHQPSPDQPSSPHVQRGI from the exons ATGGGAGAGCATGAAGGGTGGGCACAGCCACCAAGTGAGCTATCGCCAAATGGCCTATTGCCCAATGAAGCGCCCTCTGTGATCAGAGTGCTTGATTCAGAGCGATGGTCAAAGGCCGAAGAGAGAACTGCAGAGCTTATTGCCTGCATTCAGCCCAACCAGCCCTCTGAAGAGCTTCGCAATGCCGTTGCAGATTATGTGCAGCGGCTTATTGCAAAGTGCTTTCCTTGCCAG GTATTCACCTTTGGGTCTGTACCACTTAAGACTTATTTACCTGACGGGGATATTGACTTAACAGCCTTCAGTAAGAATCCTAATTTAAAAGATACATGGGCTCATCAGGTTCGTGATATGCTGGAGAATGAGGAGAGGAATGAAAATGCTGAATTCCGAGTGAAGGAGGTTCAGTACATTCAGGCAGAG GTGAAGATAATAAAGTGTCTTGTGGAAAACATTGTGGTAGATATTTCATTTAACCAACTTGGTGGACTGTGCACCCTTTGTTTCCTTGAGGAG GttgataatttgataaatcaaAACCATCTATTCAAGCGTAGCATTATATTGATAAAGGCCTGGTGTTACTATGAGAGCCGAATACTTGGTGCTCACCATGGATTGATCTCCACCTATGCTTTGGAAACCTTGgttctatatatatttcatgttttcaacAACTCCTTCGCGGGTCCTCTTGAG GTCCTTTATCGTTTTCTCAAGTTCTTCAGTAAGTTTGATTGGGATAATTTATGTGTTAGTCTCTGGGGTCCTGTACCTATTAGTTCACTTCCAGATGTAACAG CGGAACGTCCTCGAAAGGATGGCGGAGAGTTACTACTTAGCAAATTATTTCTTGAGGCTTGTAGTGCTGTGTATGCTGTTTTACCTGCTGGACAGGATAATCAAGGGCAACCTTTTTTGTCCAAACACTTCAATGTTATTGATCCTTTGCGTGTAAACAACAACCTGGGACGTAGTGTCAGTAAAG GTAACTTCTTTAGGATACGCAGTGCGTTTGCATTTGGAGCTAAAAGGCTATCTAGGTTAATTGATTGCCCCAAAGAAGACCTGTGTTTTGAAGTAAATCAGTTTTTTCTGAACACCTGGGAGAGACATGGTAGTGGCCATCGTCCTGATGCGCCAAGGAATGATTTGTGGCTGTTGAGATTGTCAAATCATGATCACTTGCATGGGCCTGAGAGTCTAAGGAACAATTCAAGCAGCAAACCTTCCGGTCATGAAGCTCAAGTTGATGTGGCTCATGGCTCATGTACTGTTCCCTCCCAGAATGATAATTATTCCATAGATAGCACATCCAAAGGTAGTGAAGTTTCAACACTTTCTCGTACTCAAAGCCAAAAGACTAACGCTAACACTAACAGCACAAGGAGCACCTCTGATCAGAGTAGAAGGGAATCTACTTCCAATCAGAGTATGCATGCTGATAGAAGTCAGAGAAATGAAAAGCCCGACAACTTAGTCACCGACTTTCAGGGAAGGTATCCTTTTGCTAGGACACGCTCTAGTCCTGAACTTTCTGAGACATATGGCGAAATTTCTTCTCAAGGAAGGCGTAACAAAGTCCAAGAAAGTGGGAAAGGCCAGTCTTCATCTGCTAGGCTAAATCATGGCAGGAGGAAAAACCTGGGATCtgataatttgaaaaaccatGGTATTAGCTCTTCAAGTGATGATCCTTCATCTGTTAGGCACACCATTTCCAGTCAAAACTGCAATCCTGCTGCTGATTCAAATAGTTACCACAAAGATCCATGCTTGGATGTTGCCAGTGAAGAATTTGTTTCTGTCCTAGGGTCACAGGGGATGCATCAGGAAGAGCAAGATCTTGTGAATGTGATGGCTTCTTCTACTGGTCTGGATTTCAATGGACAGGTTCATGTTCCACTGAATATGGCACCTGGTCACATTTCTCTTCCAATTCCACCTTCTGTTCTAGCTTCAATGGGATATGGTCAGAGAAATATGGGTGGAATGGTACCCGCAAACATTCCCTTCTTGGAGACTCCTTGGGGTTTAAATATGCAATTTCCTCAAGGTTTGATTCCATCACCATTAGCCCATTATCTTCCTGGCATTGAATTGACTTCAAACCAAGAAGATTCAATTCAACCTGGTAATGAGAATATTGGTCCCATGAAAATGAATGTCAGGGAGCCTGATCATGATTTCTGGCATGAGCAGGAGAGGGGCTCCATTAGTGGGTTTGATATAGAAAATGGAAGCTTTGAGATGCATCAATTAGATGATCCGCAGCCTAGTTCATCTAGTTATAAATTTGTTTCATCATCTCGAAGAGGTGGCTCTGGCAACTCTTTGAGAGCTCACCAGAAGCTCACCAGAGAAACCCGAGGGCCAGCTAGGGAAGAATCTATAGGTGCtttaatatatcaagaaaacagaGGCACTGAAGAATACTTTGATGATAGAAGTGCATGTTCAAGGTCCTTTACTACGGTGAATATTAGTCCTTTGAGAAGTAAAACCTCATCTGAGAGTTCATGGGAAGGATCATCAGCAAAGATGTCAAAGCCTGTGAAGGAAAAAAGAG ATGATGACAATAAAGAATGGAATGAGCCATCAACAATGGGCCCTGAACCTGAAAGAAGCATAGGATCCCAAACTGAATCTTCTGCTGCTTTGCATGTTTCAAGGCATCAAGTACCTGGATATGAAAGAGCACAGCCAAGTGAATCTGATTCATTGGTACCCATTGCTCCAGTGCTCTTAGGTCATGGTTCACGGCAAAGATCTGCTGATAACTCAGGGTCAGGGACTGTTCACTATACATTTTATCCTGCAGGGCTACCAGTTCCATTTGTTACAATGCTTCCACTGTACAACTTCCCAACTGAGACAGGAACTTCTGGTGCATCAACTAGCCAATTCGACGGTGAAGAGGGCCTTGATAACAGTGATTCGGGTCAAAATTTCGATTCATCTGAAGGAATTGATCTATCTGAGGTCTTAAGTACCTCCAGTTCTATGAGAATGGCTGCTTCTGTAGAGCCATTGGAACACAAACCCGACATTCTTAATAGTGATTTTCATAGCCACTGGCAGAACTTGCAGTTTGGGCGTTTATGCCAAAACACACAAAATCCTGCACCTATGATTTATCCATCACCTGTTATGGTGCCGCCTGTGTATTTACAGGGCCGTTTTCCATGGGATGGTTCTGGGAGACCAGTTTCAACTAACATGAATAATTTTACTCAGCTTAGTATTGTTCCAGTTGCTCCACTACAGTCTGCATCTAATAGACCTGCTGGTGCCTATCAGCATTATGTTGATGAAATGCCTAGATATCGAGGTGGAACTGGGACCTACTTGCCGAATCCA AAGGTTGCTGTCCGAGACCGGCATGCTACAAATATGAGAAAGGGAAATCACAACTACAATAGAAGTGACCACCATGGTGATAGGGAAGTGAGCTGGAACAATAATTCTAGAGCACGAGCTGCTGGGCGCGGCAACAATCGCAGCCATGCTGAGAAGTCTAATACAAGGCCAGACTGGTTGGCTGGTGAGAGTCAAGCTGAGAGGACATGGGGCTCACATAGACATGATATGTTCCCTTCGTGCCAGTCTCAGAATGGTCCAATCCGCTCAAACACAACTCAGAGTGGTTCCAGCAATGTGGCATATGGCATGTATCCATTACCATCCTTGAATCCTGGAGTGTCATCAAATGGACCTACCATTCCTTCTGCTGTCATGCTGTATCCTTATGATCATAATACTGGCTATGGTTCTGCAGAGCATCTTGAGCTTGGGTTCGTTGGGCCAGTAGGTTTCTCCGGTGCAAATGAGACCTTGCATTTAAATGAGGTGAGTCGATCAAGTGGGGGATTTGAGGACCAAAGGTTTCATAGCAGCTCTGCTCATCAGCCATCACCAGATCAGCCTTCTTCACCCCATGTCCAGAG GGGGATTTGA
- the LOC118057707 gene encoding uncharacterized protein isoform X4, protein MGEHEGWAQPPSELSPNGLLPNEAPSVIRVLDSERWSKAEERTAELIACIQPNQPSEELRNAVADYVQRLIAKCFPCQVRDMLENEERNENAEFRVKEVQYIQAEVKIIKCLVENIVVDISFNQLGGLCTLCFLEEVDNLINQNHLFKRSIILIKAWCYYESRILGAHHGLISTYALETLVLYIFHVFNNSFAGPLEVLYRFLKFFSKFDWDNLCVSLWGPVPISSLPDVTAERPRKDGGELLLSKLFLEACSAVYAVLPAGQDNQGQPFLSKHFNVIDPLRVNNNLGRSVSKGNFFRIRSAFAFGAKRLSRLIDCPKEDLCFEVNQFFLNTWERHGSGHRPDAPRNDLWLLRLSNHDHLHGPESLRNNSSSKPSGHEAQVDVAHGSCTVPSQNDNYSIDSTSKGSEVSTLSRTQSQKTNANTNSTRSTSDQSRRESTSNQSMHADRSQRNEKPDNLVTDFQGRYPFARTRSSPELSETYGEISSQGRRNKVQESGKGQSSSARLNHGRRKNLGSDNLKNHGISSSSDDPSSVRHTISSQNCNPAADSNSYHKDPCLDVASEEFVSVLGSQGMHQEEQDLVNVMASSTGLDFNGQVHVPLNMAPGHISLPIPPSVLASMGYGQRNMGGMVPANIPFLETPWGLNMQFPQGLIPSPLAHYLPGIELTSNQEDSIQPGNENIGPMKMNVREPDHDFWHEQERGSISGFDIENGSFEMHQLDDPQPSSSSYKFVSSSRRGGSGNSLRAHQKLTRETRGPAREESIGALIYQENRGTEEYFDDRSACSRSFTTVNISPLRSKTSSESSWEGSSAKMSKPVKEKRGRKTVSSAVQSSVYGKGKSASEHSSNLTDDDNKEWNEPSTMGPEPERSIGSQTESSAALHVSRHQVPGYERAQPSESDSLVPIAPVLLGHGSRQRSADNSGSGTVHYTFYPAGLPVPFVTMLPLYNFPTETGTSGASTSQFDGEEGLDNSDSGQNFDSSEGIDLSEVLSTSSSMRMAASVEPLEHKPDILNSDFHSHWQNLQFGRLCQNTQNPAPMIYPSPVMVPPVYLQGRFPWDGSGRPVSTNMNNFTQLSIVPVAPLQSASNRPAGAYQHYVDEMPRYRGGTGTYLPNPKVAVRDRHATNMRKGNHNYNRSDHHGDREVSWNNNSRARAAGRGNNRSHAEKSNTRPDWLAGESQAERTWGSHRHDMFPSCQSQNGPIRSNTTQSGSSNVAYGMYPLPSLNPGVSSNGPTIPSAVMLYPYDHNTGYGSAEHLELGFVGPVGFSGANETLHLNEVSRSSGGFEDQRFHSSSAHQPSPDQPSSPHVQRGI, encoded by the exons ATGGGAGAGCATGAAGGGTGGGCACAGCCACCAAGTGAGCTATCGCCAAATGGCCTATTGCCCAATGAAGCGCCCTCTGTGATCAGAGTGCTTGATTCAGAGCGATGGTCAAAGGCCGAAGAGAGAACTGCAGAGCTTATTGCCTGCATTCAGCCCAACCAGCCCTCTGAAGAGCTTCGCAATGCCGTTGCAGATTATGTGCAGCGGCTTATTGCAAAGTGCTTTCCTTGCCAG GTTCGTGATATGCTGGAGAATGAGGAGAGGAATGAAAATGCTGAATTCCGAGTGAAGGAGGTTCAGTACATTCAGGCAGAG GTGAAGATAATAAAGTGTCTTGTGGAAAACATTGTGGTAGATATTTCATTTAACCAACTTGGTGGACTGTGCACCCTTTGTTTCCTTGAGGAG GttgataatttgataaatcaaAACCATCTATTCAAGCGTAGCATTATATTGATAAAGGCCTGGTGTTACTATGAGAGCCGAATACTTGGTGCTCACCATGGATTGATCTCCACCTATGCTTTGGAAACCTTGgttctatatatatttcatgttttcaacAACTCCTTCGCGGGTCCTCTTGAG GTCCTTTATCGTTTTCTCAAGTTCTTCAGTAAGTTTGATTGGGATAATTTATGTGTTAGTCTCTGGGGTCCTGTACCTATTAGTTCACTTCCAGATGTAACAG CGGAACGTCCTCGAAAGGATGGCGGAGAGTTACTACTTAGCAAATTATTTCTTGAGGCTTGTAGTGCTGTGTATGCTGTTTTACCTGCTGGACAGGATAATCAAGGGCAACCTTTTTTGTCCAAACACTTCAATGTTATTGATCCTTTGCGTGTAAACAACAACCTGGGACGTAGTGTCAGTAAAG GTAACTTCTTTAGGATACGCAGTGCGTTTGCATTTGGAGCTAAAAGGCTATCTAGGTTAATTGATTGCCCCAAAGAAGACCTGTGTTTTGAAGTAAATCAGTTTTTTCTGAACACCTGGGAGAGACATGGTAGTGGCCATCGTCCTGATGCGCCAAGGAATGATTTGTGGCTGTTGAGATTGTCAAATCATGATCACTTGCATGGGCCTGAGAGTCTAAGGAACAATTCAAGCAGCAAACCTTCCGGTCATGAAGCTCAAGTTGATGTGGCTCATGGCTCATGTACTGTTCCCTCCCAGAATGATAATTATTCCATAGATAGCACATCCAAAGGTAGTGAAGTTTCAACACTTTCTCGTACTCAAAGCCAAAAGACTAACGCTAACACTAACAGCACAAGGAGCACCTCTGATCAGAGTAGAAGGGAATCTACTTCCAATCAGAGTATGCATGCTGATAGAAGTCAGAGAAATGAAAAGCCCGACAACTTAGTCACCGACTTTCAGGGAAGGTATCCTTTTGCTAGGACACGCTCTAGTCCTGAACTTTCTGAGACATATGGCGAAATTTCTTCTCAAGGAAGGCGTAACAAAGTCCAAGAAAGTGGGAAAGGCCAGTCTTCATCTGCTAGGCTAAATCATGGCAGGAGGAAAAACCTGGGATCtgataatttgaaaaaccatGGTATTAGCTCTTCAAGTGATGATCCTTCATCTGTTAGGCACACCATTTCCAGTCAAAACTGCAATCCTGCTGCTGATTCAAATAGTTACCACAAAGATCCATGCTTGGATGTTGCCAGTGAAGAATTTGTTTCTGTCCTAGGGTCACAGGGGATGCATCAGGAAGAGCAAGATCTTGTGAATGTGATGGCTTCTTCTACTGGTCTGGATTTCAATGGACAGGTTCATGTTCCACTGAATATGGCACCTGGTCACATTTCTCTTCCAATTCCACCTTCTGTTCTAGCTTCAATGGGATATGGTCAGAGAAATATGGGTGGAATGGTACCCGCAAACATTCCCTTCTTGGAGACTCCTTGGGGTTTAAATATGCAATTTCCTCAAGGTTTGATTCCATCACCATTAGCCCATTATCTTCCTGGCATTGAATTGACTTCAAACCAAGAAGATTCAATTCAACCTGGTAATGAGAATATTGGTCCCATGAAAATGAATGTCAGGGAGCCTGATCATGATTTCTGGCATGAGCAGGAGAGGGGCTCCATTAGTGGGTTTGATATAGAAAATGGAAGCTTTGAGATGCATCAATTAGATGATCCGCAGCCTAGTTCATCTAGTTATAAATTTGTTTCATCATCTCGAAGAGGTGGCTCTGGCAACTCTTTGAGAGCTCACCAGAAGCTCACCAGAGAAACCCGAGGGCCAGCTAGGGAAGAATCTATAGGTGCtttaatatatcaagaaaacagaGGCACTGAAGAATACTTTGATGATAGAAGTGCATGTTCAAGGTCCTTTACTACGGTGAATATTAGTCCTTTGAGAAGTAAAACCTCATCTGAGAGTTCATGGGAAGGATCATCAGCAAAGATGTCAAAGCCTGTGAAGGAAAAAAGAGGTAGGAAAACAGTTTCTTCTGCAGTGCAGTCTTCTGTTTATGGAAAAGGTAAGAGTGCCTCTGAACATTCTTCCAATCTGACAGATGATGACAATAAAGAATGGAATGAGCCATCAACAATGGGCCCTGAACCTGAAAGAAGCATAGGATCCCAAACTGAATCTTCTGCTGCTTTGCATGTTTCAAGGCATCAAGTACCTGGATATGAAAGAGCACAGCCAAGTGAATCTGATTCATTGGTACCCATTGCTCCAGTGCTCTTAGGTCATGGTTCACGGCAAAGATCTGCTGATAACTCAGGGTCAGGGACTGTTCACTATACATTTTATCCTGCAGGGCTACCAGTTCCATTTGTTACAATGCTTCCACTGTACAACTTCCCAACTGAGACAGGAACTTCTGGTGCATCAACTAGCCAATTCGACGGTGAAGAGGGCCTTGATAACAGTGATTCGGGTCAAAATTTCGATTCATCTGAAGGAATTGATCTATCTGAGGTCTTAAGTACCTCCAGTTCTATGAGAATGGCTGCTTCTGTAGAGCCATTGGAACACAAACCCGACATTCTTAATAGTGATTTTCATAGCCACTGGCAGAACTTGCAGTTTGGGCGTTTATGCCAAAACACACAAAATCCTGCACCTATGATTTATCCATCACCTGTTATGGTGCCGCCTGTGTATTTACAGGGCCGTTTTCCATGGGATGGTTCTGGGAGACCAGTTTCAACTAACATGAATAATTTTACTCAGCTTAGTATTGTTCCAGTTGCTCCACTACAGTCTGCATCTAATAGACCTGCTGGTGCCTATCAGCATTATGTTGATGAAATGCCTAGATATCGAGGTGGAACTGGGACCTACTTGCCGAATCCA AAGGTTGCTGTCCGAGACCGGCATGCTACAAATATGAGAAAGGGAAATCACAACTACAATAGAAGTGACCACCATGGTGATAGGGAAGTGAGCTGGAACAATAATTCTAGAGCACGAGCTGCTGGGCGCGGCAACAATCGCAGCCATGCTGAGAAGTCTAATACAAGGCCAGACTGGTTGGCTGGTGAGAGTCAAGCTGAGAGGACATGGGGCTCACATAGACATGATATGTTCCCTTCGTGCCAGTCTCAGAATGGTCCAATCCGCTCAAACACAACTCAGAGTGGTTCCAGCAATGTGGCATATGGCATGTATCCATTACCATCCTTGAATCCTGGAGTGTCATCAAATGGACCTACCATTCCTTCTGCTGTCATGCTGTATCCTTATGATCATAATACTGGCTATGGTTCTGCAGAGCATCTTGAGCTTGGGTTCGTTGGGCCAGTAGGTTTCTCCGGTGCAAATGAGACCTTGCATTTAAATGAGGTGAGTCGATCAAGTGGGGGATTTGAGGACCAAAGGTTTCATAGCAGCTCTGCTCATCAGCCATCACCAGATCAGCCTTCTTCACCCCATGTCCAGAG GGGGATTTGA